The Candidatus Liberibacter solanacearum CLso-ZC1 genomic interval TTGGAGTAATGAGGTTAGTTCTGTTTACGATATGGCTGCTCTGAATAATGATGAAGCAAATATAACATCTCTTTCTTATCAACGTTCTTTTGGTCTTGTAAAAGCAGGTCTTTCCGCAGATCTTTTACAGCAGGCAGCTAAAAAGAGGGGATTAGGCATTGGCTATATGGTTTCTTATGTTTTTGGAAAGTTAAAATCTACAGTTACAGGTGGTTATGATACTTATAATAAGCACCTAGCTGTACGAGCGAATGTTAGTGCTCGTTTAAGTAATTGCAGTTCCTTTGATTTTGGTGCTCTATGGGCTAATGGTAAGAATTCTTACTATGATCAGTCTCAATCCTCTATTTTTGCTGGATATAAAGTGAATGTTAGAGATAATATCAGCATTTCCCCAGGAGCGCAGTATTTTTGGAATAAAGATAAATTTACGACAAATACAAAACAAAATAGCTGGACAGCCGGTGTTGGAGTGGCGTATGAATTTTCTAAAGACACAACAGTAAAACTTTCTACTCTATATGATTCCCGTCCGAATAAAGGTGTAAATGTAGCTTTAGCATGGAAACACGGTTTCTAAATTATCTTCATAATTTAATTTTATGTTTATAGCGGCTACTATGTGGTCGCTATTTTCATATGTCATATGTTCTATTGATTGTACTCAATATATTTGATTATTTTTCAAATAGGGAGAATGAAAAGTGATTTGATTCGTAGTAGTATTTATATATTGTTGCAAGTAAACAGTAATGTCTTTGTTTTGTATTAGAATCTCTAGTATGCGATAATTGAAGAATATTTTATATAACCTTATAAGCATATGATATTGCTGATGTTTTACGCTCTTCTCCTCACTTTCTTTAGGGTGATCAGGAGATTCGTGCTCAGTATAGGATTATCTTAATTTTATATTTGGTTGGGGAACTCGGATTCGAACCAAGATTAACGGAGTCAGAGTCCGTCGTTCTGCCATTGAACTATTCCCCAATGTCGTACTGTTTACTTGATGCAACTTAACCTGTAAAGGAGTAAGATCCTTTAGGAATATATAATTTGTATGGTGAAGTAAATTCCACAACAGATAAGTCTTATCTGTTGTTTTTGTCAATATACATTAGATTTAATGCTTTCTTTCATCGAATGACTTTTCATTTTATCCATATTTGAATTGTAAAAATAAAGGTTTGTAATACTCTTATTGTTATAAAATTCTTTCATAAAGAGTAAAGTCATTGTTGTATGAGTGGAGTATTGAGATAGGGAAAAGAAAGAAAACTATGGTGAAATTATTAGGTGGCTCTTCCCGACGTGGTCTAATTCAGAAAGTAAAAAATAATTCTTGTCAGGAATCTTCCCATCGTTGGTTAAGTCGGCATATTAATGATCCTTATGTACAACAGGCTCAATTAGAAGGTTGGCGTGCACGTTCTGCATATAAGTTGATTCAGATCAATGAAAAACACCGGATACTTCATCCTAGCAGGCGTATTGTTGACCTTGGATCTGCTCCAGGAAGTTGGTCACAAGTGGCTGCACGTATGACTGCCGCGAAGTCTAATGATATTCGTATTGTCGCTATAGATATATTAGATATGGAACCGATTCTAGGGGTTAAATTCTTCAAATTTGATTTTTTAGATTTAGAATCTTGGGAATTTATACATCAGGCAATAGGTGGAAATCCTGATCTTGTTCTTTCAGATATGGCGTATCCGACTATTGGTCATCGTAAAACTGATCATTTGCGTACTATGAGTTTGTGTGAAGCTGCTACATTTTTTGCTTTGGAGATGTTAAATGAAGGTGGTGACTTCCTTGTTAAAACATTTCAGGGGGGAACAACGCAAGATATACTTTGTCTTCTCAAAAAGAATTTCCAAAAAGTAATTCATATTAAACCAATGGCATCAAGAGCAGAATCAGTGGAAATGTTTTTGCTTGCTAAGGGATTTAAAAAGTAAGAACGCCATTAAATATGTAAGATTTTTATTTATCGTTTTATGTTTACTATACAGACCATGAATATGGTGCGGTCTAGTCTTACGAGTGGAAATGTAGCGGTGTATAAGCATTATAATTGGGAAAGCGCTGATTAGTTTCTAAGATCATTTGATATTTGGAGAAATATTTTGTGTTCTTAGATAAAGCTATCTTAGGCGTTGAATCTTATTTTTTATGTAAGCAAAGAGGGGTGAGAATATTTTTAAGAATAATGCCCTCTAATTTTTCTAAAAATCATACTCAAAAAGAAAAAATAAAATATTTACACAAGATAGTATGATTTTCTATGTAAATATAGTCATTTTAATGGTGGGCATGGCAAGAATCGAACTTGCTACCCCTACGATGTCAACGTAGTGTTCTACCAATGAACTACATGCCCATTTATTACAACGTAACACTTATTTGTAAAGCATATGATTTAATTTCGTCAACTTATTTATGATTTTTATATTTAATTTTATACGGCAAGCAATCTATTTACTTCATTCACAAGATCTCGTAGATGAAAGGGTTTGGAAAGAACTTTTGCATTTTTAGGGGCATTCGAATCAGGATTTAAGGAAACAGCAGCAAAACCCGTAATAAACATTACTTTTAAATCTGGATCTAATTCTGTTGCTTTGCGTGCTAGTTCAATGCCATCCATTTCTGGCATAACGATATCTGTTAGGAGTAGCGAAAAAGGTTCTTCACGAATTTTATCGTATGCACTAGCTCCATTATTGCAGGATATGACTTCGTATCCAGCATTTCCTAAAGCTTTTATTAAAAAACGACGCATATCATTATCATCTTCGGCAAGCAAAATTTTTTGATTCATTGCGTGGAGCCACTATTTTTAGACACTAGTTTGAGCTTAGTAGTTATTATGGACATTATAATTTTCCTAGATGAGAATATCAATGTATACGGAAAAAATATCAATTTTGATATTATCCTCTTTGCATACGATAGGTAATATATACATGGATATTTTATTACTAGATGTTACGCATAATTCACTTCGTACCTTTAACAGTTTTACTTTTTTATGGTAAAGGGGTGATTTTGCTATATGTTTAGGGGAAAATAATTGAGAAATAGATTGTTTTTCTTCAACAGATATATCTCCTTAATAATGTATTTTCCTATAGTGGAAAAAGAAAATATGCATCTATATAATTCTTATTTTTTATTTCTTATCTTTTATCAACTCTATTTAGTAATGATCTTTATAGATCCTTTTGTCAATCAAATCACTCATGCTTGTATGATGTGTACAAGAATTATGATTATCAAAATTATATAATTTATATTCTTATATATAAATTGTTGATGTCCATAGTGCCAATTGTATAATTCTATACATGAGATGAGTAGTCTATTCATTCTGCAAGTACTATCATTTGGTTTTCTATTATAGTTTTTTTGGATTCAATAATCTATAAATTTTCCTTAATAAAAAGGATGATGTAATAGAAAAAATTTCTCCTCCTCGAGGAGATTATCATTAATAATTTATGAAAATATGTGGTTAAATTATTCTTCCTATTGCATACTTTATCTTTTTGATTTACTATCATATAGTGCTTTATTAATCTATTAGTTTATGGATTTTGATAAGAAATGATCGATTTTAAGATACCTCATGTAATTTTTCGTACACGTGTCAAAAAAACAGCGTTGGATGGTTCTAGCTCTTTTGAATGGAAAGATGTGAGTACGGAAGAGTTGTTTTCTAAGAAAAAGGTATTTCTTTGTGCTCTTCCAGGTGCTTTTACCCCCACTTGTTCAAATAGTCAGCTTCCTGGTTTTGAAAAAATCTATGACGATTTGATTTCCGAAGGAATCGAAGATGTCTATTGTCTTTCGGTCAATGATTCTTTTGTCATGAATGCTTGGGGAAAAAGTTTAGGCATTAAGAATGTTAAATTATTACCTGATGGTTCAGGTGAGTTTACGCGTAAAATGGGAATGCTTGTCTATAAAGATAACTTGGGGTTTGGTGTACGTTCTTGGCGTTATGGCGCTTTGATTGATGACATGATCATTCAACATTGGTTTATAGAAAAAGGATTCTCTGATAATTGCCCTACAGATCCTTATGAAATTTCTTCTCCAGAAAATGTTCTGAAATTTATTCGAGCAAGTAAGTAGTTATTGATTTTTCATAAAATGATCGGATAATCTGGAGTACTATCGGTTTGGTAAGTAGACGATGATGATGCGATAGTATCTTTAGCTTAGCAACATCTTTCACTATGTGTGTATCAAAATTAATGAGAATAAATTTTAAATTTTTATTTATTGTTCTAAAGGAAATGAGAGCAATAGATAGAAATAACATCGTCTATATCTAAGACAGTATATCATAAAATATTCTCGCATACAGTAAGATATAAAATGAAAATATCGTATTTTAAAAAATAAGTATGGATGTCAAAATAGCAAACGATATTTGATATTTTCATGGTGCCCAGAAGAGGACTTGAACCTCCAAGCCTTGCGGCACAGATACCTGAAACCTGCGCGTATACCAATTCCGCCACCTGGGCTTTTTTGTATTTTGAATTTTATTTCTCTATTGTCAATTATTTTTGATATAATATTCTAAAAAATTCTTAGTTTAATAAAAAAAGTAACAATGCACATAATGAAGAGAGTGTTTTTTAGTATTTTAAATATTATTAGATTCATTACCATTGATTACCATTGCCTAAATGTCTTTTTTTATTTTGCTAATTTTTGGAAAGAAATAAGTTTTAGCATACATAATTTTTTAGTTAGTATACAAACTATCATAATAGTAAGCATCTTGCTTTTTCTATATGCTGCCAATTAATTTCGATAGAATTTGGGTTATAAACCTGAATAATTTTTATAATGTATAAAAGAAATATAAAATAATTTCGTTTGACCTATAGAATGATATAGGAACATTCTCTAACAATGATATTCAGGACAAAGATAAGTATATCTTCGGGATTACTAATAATAAAATCTATTATTAGTAAATTATTTTACTATGTATATCCAAGTATTTGTCCAATTTGTAGTAGAATGATAGATCGTCGTTTTTGTTTATGTGCATTTTGTTGGTCAAAAATTAATTTTATATCTTCTGCTACACAGAATTTAGAAAATATCGATAATATTATTAATGAAAAGCCTTTGGAATTATTAAGGCAGGATTTGCGCTTAATCCCGATACGTTCTGTAGTTGTATATTGTGATATATCGTGTGTTTTAGTACGACTTTTGAAATATCATGATAGAACTGATTTAGCTATTATGATGGCTCAATGGATGTTTCGTGTTGGAAAAGAATTGGTTATGGATTCTGACTTGATTGTTGCTATTCCACTACATCGTTTTCGTCTTATTTACCGTCGATATAATCAATCATCTGAACTCGCACGGCTTATTTCTCAATATGGAAAGAAGCCATTTGTTCCTGGCATTTTGGTTCGTTCCCGTTTTACTCGACAACAAGTAGAGTTATCTTTATCTGCTAGAAAAAGGAATTTGCATAATGCTTTTCATGTCCCTCAATATGCCCAGAAATATATTGCTGGATTTAAAATTCTTCTGATAGATGACGTCTATACGACAGGTGCAACTGCACAATACGCTGCTATTGCTCTCAAAAAAGCTGGGGCTAAAAGTATAAGTATTTTGACTTTTTCAAGATCCCTGAAGAATTGATCCCCAGAGATATGAAAAATTATTTATAGATATTATAACTATTGATATCCATCTTTTAATCTTATTCCATCAATATGAGCAGCTATATATGCAACTGCTTTGATATAATTTGTAGAAGCATTCCAACGTTTCAGAATTAAAAAATTTTTCTCTTTAGGCTGATAGCCCTTGTTTTTTGTCCATCCATTTTTTTTCAAAAAGTTCGCTGCGGATTCGATGGCATCTATATTGGATGTTATTATACTAGCTTTACCATCTCCATCTCCATCTACAGAAAATTTCTTGACGTTGCTTGGGAGAAATTGAAATGGTCCGATTTCACCATGAAGAGCGCCGCGGGATTCAGCGGATATGATGCCTTGATTGACAAGTTCAAGAGCCACAAAAAACTGTTCGGTAAACAACGCAGAACGACGACAATCATAGGCAAGGGTCGCAAGGGTTGAAAATGTAGGAACTTCTCCCATTCGATCACCAAAGCGACTTTCTAATCCCCATAGAGTTATCAAGATACCTGCAGGAACACCATAATCTTTTTGTATTTTCTGAAACAATGCCTGATATTCTTTTTTATTTTTTCCCCTCGTTCAATAATATTAGAAGTAGCTATTCCAGAGATATATTCTTGAAAAGATAGTGGGGGAGCAGTGAACATTTTCCGGTCTAATGAGACGGTGGCATCTCTATATTTAATATTAGAAAATACTTTGTTCACAACATCTGCATTGATGCCCTTTTTAAGAGCTTGTTCGCGTGCATCTGACATCCACTCATTAAATTTATCGGGGGTTTCTGAACAAATGGCTAAAGAAAGTGTAGGGTGAATTAGTATCAACAGTAATATAAATAAAGATCTTGTTTTGTTAAAAGACATCAAGAAACCTTTCTGTTGCATGGAAGGTGGATTTAGGGGAGGGTTGTGTTTTTATTAGTATTTTTGATCATGAGCTCAGCAATTTGCACAGCATTTAATGCCGCTCCTTTTCGCAAATTATTAGCCACAATCCATAAATTAAGTCCACTTTTTACAGTCATATCTTTTCTAATGCGTGAAACAAATACAGGGTTTTGATTTACGCATTCAATAGGAGTTGCATATTCATTTTTTTCTGGTTTGTCGATTACCACGCAACCTGAAGATTTGCTTAAGACGGTACGTGCTTTCTCTACCGTAATATTATTTTCGAACTCTATATTTACAGATTCCGAATGACCTATGAAAACAGGGACACGCGCAGCTGTACAACTAATCTTTATATTTGGATCTAGAATTTTCTGTGTTTCTGCCACAACTTTCCATTCCTCTTTTGTGGAGCCATCATCCATAAAAATATCTATATGGGGAATAATATTAAATGCGATATCTTTGGTAAAAACATGATTTTCTATTTTTTTATTTTCTGAAAAAGATTTTGTCTGAATAAGAAGCTCATCTATCCCCTTTTTCCCCGCTCCAGAGACAGATTGATATGTTGATACTACAACACGCTTTATCATTGCGATATCATGTAAAGGCTTGAGTACTACAACAAGCTGAATTGTTGAACAATTAGGATTTGCTATAATATTCTTGCGAGAAGCTAGAGAGATAGTTTCAGGATTTACCTCTGGAACAATGAGTGGAACGTCTGAATCATATCGCCATGCTGAAGAATTATCTATAACGACACAACCTTTTTCAGCTATTTTAGGTGACATTTTTGTAGAGAACGCATGACCAGCTGACATGAGACAAATATCAGTTTTAGAAAAATCATAAGAATTCACATCTTCCACTTCAATGGTTTTATTCCCGAACGGGAGCTTTATTCCAACGGAACGTTTAGAAGCTAAGGCCACAATTTTACTGATGGGAAATCCACGCTCATATATAATATTGAGCATTTCTCTTCCAACATTCCCTGTTGCCCCAACAACTGCTATTTTGAAGGTCATCATGCTATCTTCTTGCTAAAAACCAATATTCGATATGACTAAATCATTGTTCAGATACCTTATTATAGTTAGGACAAAACAATTATATATAAATTTTAAAATAATATTTTTCAAACAATAGTCAAGAAGAGCTTTTATGCGGATAATGTTTTTTTAAAAAATTATTTTTATTCCCATTAATATCCCATAACAATCATATGGATAGTAATAATTATACGGCGTTAAGATTTCTTTTTACCTTTAATTTTCGTTTCGAAAATTTTCAGAGCATTTTCAAGGTCAATTGTATCGGGATTTTCATTGTTAGGGATACTTGCATTAATTTTTCCCCAATTAAGGTAGGGACCATAACGTCCACGATGAATAGTGATGGAACCGCCTTCAGGATGTATGCCTATTACATGACCTTGATTTTTAGTGCTGGTGCGAGAGGATTTTTCTTTCTTATTTTTTTGAATCATACAAGAAATTGCTTGATCAAGATTTATAGTTAAGACTTGTTCTATTGATTCTAATTTAGTGTGATGTCCATCATGCTTGAGATAACATCCATATTTCCCCATGCTAGCGATTATACTTTTTTGGGTTTCTGGATGGATTCCTATTTCTCTAGGCAAAGAAATTAAAGACAGTGCTTTGTCATAATCTATACTTTCCCTGTCCCAGTTTTTAGGTAGACCACAACGTTTGGCATCTTTGCCATCTCCCCGTTGTACATAGAAACCGAAACGTCCAGAGCGAAGAGTAATAGGTTCTTTGGTTTCTGGATCATCTCCAAGTAATAAAGGCTCCAAGTTTTCCTCTATATATTGTTGGTTTGATGTCGTCAATTGACGTGTATACTTACATTCAGGATAATTAGTGCATCCAACAAAAGCTCCATATTTGCTACTTAGTTTTATGGAGAGGGGATTTTTTTGACAACTAGGACATGTACGGCTATCTTCATTGTTATCCTTGGCTGGAAATATGACAGATGATAATGTGTCGTTCAAAATGTCAAGTACATTTGATGTGCGCAGTTCTTTAGTGCTATCAATTTTTTCAATAAATTCTTTCCAAAATTCGTGTAAAACTTCTTTCCAATCCAATTTACCGCTGGATATTTTATCAAGTTTTTCTTCAAGATCTGCTGTAAAATCATATTCTACATATCTGCTAAAGAAATTTTCTAAAAACGCTGTAACTATTCGGCCTGTATTTTGAGGGAAAAGTTTACGTTTTTCGATGACAATGTATCTTCTTTTGCTCAGTGTTTCTAAGATTGCTGCATAAGTAGAAGGTCGTCCAATCCCCAGTTCTTCCATTTTTTTGATCAAAGAAGATTCTGAGTATCGTAGGGGAGCTTCAGTAAAATGCTGTGATGCATTGGTCTCTTTAGCAAGAAGTTTTTCGTTCTTATTGATACAAGGAAGGAGTTTATCTTCGTCGGAATTATTTTCTTGATCATTTTGATTTTCCCATACTTTGAGAAATCCATCAAAACGCAAACAAGATCCAACGGTTCGTAGATGTGCTATCTGATCTTCATAAGTGGCATCAATGCTAATAGTTGTTCTCTCAAATTCAGCAGAAGCCATTTGACTTGCGACACTGCGTTTCCATATAAGATTATACAACTGGAATTGATCGGAATCCAAAAATTTTTTCATTTCCGAGGGCAAAAAATTAAAGTCATTGGGACGTATAGCTTCATGTGCTTCTTGGGCATTTTTTGCTTTTACAGAATATATCCTTGGTTTATCAGGAAGATAACTGTTTCCGAAATTTGAAGATATAGAACGACGCACTTCTTCAAGGGCATCAAGAGATAGATGGACACTATCAGTTCTCATATAAGTGATTAAACCGACAACTTCACCGTTAACATCGATTCCTTCGTATAATTTTTGTGCTATTCGCATAGTGTATGAGGGAGAAAAGCCTAGCCTAGATGAAGCGGCTTGTTGAAGGGTGGAAGTAGTAAAAGCTGGCCAAGGATTGCGTTTAATGGGTTTGGTTTCTGTGTTTTTAACAATGTAAGTAGCTTTTTCTAAAAAAGATATGAGCTTGTCGGCTTCTTTTTTATTGCCAATAGATGTTTTTTCGATGCGTTGACCATTAAAATCTACGAGACGTGCGATAAATTTATCTCCACGAGGCGTTTCTAATAGAACTGATAACAACCAATATTCTTCTGAAACGAAACATTCTATTTGATTTTCGCGATGACAGATGAGGCGCAACGCTACAGATTGAACTCTTCCAGCCGAGCGTGCTCCTGGAAGTTTACGCCATAAAATTGGTGAAAGGTTGAAACCTACGAGGTAATCTAGTGCGCGTCGAGCTAAGTAGGCATTGACAAGATCTAAATTGAGATCACGTGTATTTTCCATTGCATTGAGAACAACTTTCTTTGTTATCGCATTGAAAGAGACACGCTTAATCTTTCTCTCCCCTATGAGATTCCTTTGCCGAAGAATGTCTAAGACATGCCAAGATATAGCTTCTCCCTCTCTGTCGGGATCGGTGGCGAGAATTAAGAGTGTAGAAGATTTAACAGCACTAATAATATTTTCTAGGTGTTTTTGAGATGATTTATCTGTTTCCCAAAGCATCTCAAAATTTTTTTCGGGGAGGACCGATCCTTTTTTAGCAGGCAAATCACGTACATGTCCAAAAGATGATAATACTTTGTAATCTGGGCCTAAATATTTGCTAATCGTTTTTGCTTTAGCAGGTGATTCGACAATTATGACATTCATTTTTTTTAATCTCTATACAGATATGTATTGCAGTAAGATTTTTTCTATACTTTAAATAGCCATTCTTTTTTATAGTAAGTAGTATAAAATAACACTGCAAACTTTAATTTCTAAAGAATGGATACCCATTTATTTTCGCAAATCAAGCTTTAAACCTTTATATAATTGCGCTTGAGGATTTTATTATACTCTTTTTTAGAGGGTTATTATGGAGAAGGAATTTTCATTGTTAATGATACCATTCCTCCAGGATGGTGGCAGAGTCGTCCAGCTAAATCTAATTCCAAGAGTACAAGGTAAACCACGGGTGCTTCTATTCCTGTATGCTGGATGATATCGTCTATATGGGTTGGTACATTATTTAAAGATTGTGCTATTTTAATTCTTTCGTTTTGATTATATTCAGGATAACAGGTGACATTGAGATCTCTTATATGATTGGTGTCAGGTGGTGATGAAAAAAAAGTTTTTTTCTATCTGTGAATGCAACATTTGGAGAACGTCTTGAGAGGAAGTAACCAGAGTCGCTCCTTCTTTAATCAGCTGGTTTGTTCCTTCGCAACGAGGGTCTAAGGGTGAACCAGGAACAGAAAAAACCAATCTCCCGCTGGTTTGTTCCTTCGCAACGAGGGTCTAAGGGTGAACCAGGAACAGAAAAAACCAATCTCCCGCATTCTCCTGCGATTCTAGATGTGATCAGAGAGCCAGATCTTTTAGCAGCTTCAACCACTATTAATCCTAATCCTATTCCTACAATGAGGCGATTGCGACGTGGAAAATCATAAGCTCGGGGTTCCCATCCAAAAGGCATTTCGCTAATTGCTATTCCTTCGTGCCAAATTTCCTCTAATAGACTACGATTTTCTGGTGGATAGAGACAATCCAATCCTCCTGCCATTACAGTGATCGTTCCTGTTTTAAGTGTAGCGCGATGGGCGGCAGAATCTATACCCAGTGCTAATCCTGATACAATTGTATATCCTGCACTTCCTATTTCTCGGGCAATTTTTTCTGTGAATTTTATTCCACTTATAGAAGGATGGCGAGTTCCAACAATGCCTACAGAAGGTTTGCCACTTACTGCTTTTATATTTCCTTTAATGGCCAATAGAGGGGGAGGACAATCTATATAACGAAGTGCTGGTGGATAATTTGGTTCGCTAAGGGCAACGAATTGT includes:
- a CDS encoding porin, whose translation is MKFKNIYLGSAAIIAVLSYTESFAVVHKSTVKNHKNAHYCEKGYQKYLSDHCLKISKYYEPSVSSLYVKGASPQYSYPLKTGVAVDYKTQTRLGKLQGSLKLKVYTPDLSTLRRVKNDSNMFTPSGTFENVNITLDELYLNLRGVQAGYYKPWSNEVSSVYDMAALNNDEANITSLSYQRSFGLVKAGLSADLLQQAAKKRGLGIGYMVSYVFGKLKSTVTGGYDTYNKHLAVRANVSARLSNCSSFDFGALWANGKNSYYDQSQSSIFAGYKVNVRDNISISPGAQYFWNKDKFTTNTKQNSWTAGVGVAYEFSKDTTVKLSTLYDSRPNKGVNVALAWKHGF
- a CDS encoding RlmE family RNA methyltransferase, producing the protein MVKLLGGSSRRGLIQKVKNNSCQESSHRWLSRHINDPYVQQAQLEGWRARSAYKLIQINEKHRILHPSRRIVDLGSAPGSWSQVAARMTAAKSNDIRIVAIDILDMEPILGVKFFKFDFLDLESWEFIHQAIGGNPDLVLSDMAYPTIGHRKTDHLRTMSLCEAATFFALEMLNEGGDFLVKTFQGGTTQDILCLLKKNFQKVIHIKPMASRAESVEMFLLAKGFKK
- the cpdR gene encoding cell cycle two-component system response regulator CpdR, with product MNQKILLAEDDNDMRRFLIKALGNAGYEVISCNNGASAYDKIREEPFSLLLTDIVMPEMDGIELARKATELDPDLKVMFITGFAAVSLNPDSNAPKNAKVLSKPFHLRDLVNEVNRLLAV
- a CDS encoding peroxiredoxin — its product is MIDFKIPHVIFRTRVKKTALDGSSSFEWKDVSTEELFSKKKVFLCALPGAFTPTCSNSQLPGFEKIYDDLISEGIEDVYCLSVNDSFVMNAWGKSLGIKNVKLLPDGSGEFTRKMGMLVYKDNLGFGVRSWRYGALIDDMIIQHWFIEKGFSDNCPTDPYEISSPENVLKFIRASK
- a CDS encoding ComF family protein, with amino-acid sequence MIDRRFCLCAFCWSKINFISSATQNLENIDNIINEKPLELLRQDLRLIPIRSVVVYCDISCVLVRLLKYHDRTDLAIMMAQWMFRVGKELVMDSDLIVAIPLHRFRLIYRRYNQSSELARLISQYGKKPFVPGILVRSRFTRQQVELSLSARKRNLHNAFHVPQYAQKYIAGFKILLIDDVYTTGATAQYAAIALKKAGAKSISILTFSRSLKN
- a CDS encoding aspartate-semialdehyde dehydrogenase, which translates into the protein MTFKIAVVGATGNVGREMLNIIYERGFPISKIVALASKRSVGIKLPFGNKTIEVEDVNSYDFSKTDICLMSAGHAFSTKMSPKIAEKGCVVIDNSSAWRYDSDVPLIVPEVNPETISLASRKNIIANPNCSTIQLVVVLKPLHDIAMIKRVVVSTYQSVSGAGKKGIDELLIQTKSFSENKKIENHVFTKDIAFNIIPHIDIFMDDGSTKEEWKVVAETQKILDPNIKISCTAARVPVFIGHSESVNIEFENNITVEKARTVLSKSSGCVVIDKPEKNEYATPIECVNQNPVFVSRIRKDMTVKSGLNLWIVANNLRKGAALNAVQIAELMIKNTNKNTTLP
- the topA gene encoding type I DNA topoisomerase encodes the protein MNVIIVESPAKAKTISKYLGPDYKVLSSFGHVRDLPAKKGSVLPEKNFEMLWETDKSSQKHLENIISAVKSSTLLILATDPDREGEAISWHVLDILRQRNLIGERKIKRVSFNAITKKVVLNAMENTRDLNLDLVNAYLARRALDYLVGFNLSPILWRKLPGARSAGRVQSVALRLICHRENQIECFVSEEYWLLSVLLETPRGDKFIARLVDFNGQRIEKTSIGNKKEADKLISFLEKATYIVKNTETKPIKRNPWPAFTTSTLQQAASSRLGFSPSYTMRIAQKLYEGIDVNGEVVGLITYMRTDSVHLSLDALEEVRRSISSNFGNSYLPDKPRIYSVKAKNAQEAHEAIRPNDFNFLPSEMKKFLDSDQFQLYNLIWKRSVASQMASAEFERTTISIDATYEDQIAHLRTVGSCLRFDGFLKVWENQNDQENNSDEDKLLPCINKNEKLLAKETNASQHFTEAPLRYSESSLIKKMEELGIGRPSTYAAILETLSKRRYIVIEKRKLFPQNTGRIVTAFLENFFSRYVEYDFTADLEEKLDKISSGKLDWKEVLHEFWKEFIEKIDSTKELRTSNVLDILNDTLSSVIFPAKDNNEDSRTCPSCQKNPLSIKLSSKYGAFVGCTNYPECKYTRQLTTSNQQYIEENLEPLLLGDDPETKEPITLRSGRFGFYVQRGDGKDAKRCGLPKNWDRESIDYDKALSLISLPREIGIHPETQKSIIASMGKYGCYLKHDGHHTKLESIEQVLTINLDQAISCMIQKNKKEKSSRTSTKNQGHVIGIHPEGGSITIHRGRYGPYLNWGKINASIPNNENPDTIDLENALKIFETKIKGKKKS